The window CCCTGTATTGGCTACTGCTGCTGCGACAAAGCTACTGGAACTAATAGCTGTGGGTGCTTGTGCCTGAACTGATTCGACTTGAGGGGCAATTGGTTGATTATTGGAAGTGCTGTCTAGGGCTAAGGTATAAGCTTTAGAAGACATCACTCTAACAGTACTAAAAGTCAAAATAACTCCTAAAAAAAGCGCTGTAGCGTGGCTAGCCACTTTAGCTAGAAATCTCTTGTTTTTCATTATTGATTAACTTCTATTAATTTAATTATTGATGCTTTCTTATCATAGCTCGACTATAGATTGGACATCTGAGTTCCTCTAGTCATCATTAGACTGTAGTTTGCTTGGCGCTACTTCTACTTATCAGCTGATATTACGCATCGGCTAATTTACTCTATAGTTTTGACTTGGGGACTTGGGGACTTGGGGACTTGGGGACTTGCCCTAAAGGATATGCCCTAAAGGACTAGCTTCGCGTCGCGTAGCGGTATCTCCAACTATGCGACTTGTCCTAAAGGATACTGCTCCGCATATGCCGCTTAGTTCGGTAGACAAGTGCTTTAGCACTAGCCCTAAAGGATTAGCTCGCAAGCTCGCGTCCTTCGCGTCGGGGACTTGGGGCAATAATTATCTCCCTATCTCCCTATCTCCCTATCTCCCTATCTCCCAGTCTCCCTACATATTGTAATTACTAACTTTTCTCTGCGTAACGTCAGTTATCAGCTAATAAAAGCGATAAACTGATTTGCAATAAGCCTAGATGGTCGATCTTGTTGATGATAAATAATTCTCTATCCCCCAACGCTTACGCAATTGATTTTGGTACGAGCAATACAGCGATCGCCCGTTGGAATTTAGCTACTGGTAAAGCTGAACTGGTTAAGCTCCCTAACTTGTCTCAGCAGCTTGGTTCTCAACCCCCTTTGATTCCTAGTTTGCTTTATGTAGAAGATGCAGCAGCAGGAAAAGTGATCGTCGGACAGGCTGTGCGCGATCGCGGTTTGGATTTGGCTAGTGATACACGTTTTTTTGCTAATTTTAAACGGGGTATTGGCACGGAAATTCAAGGTTTTTTACCTGAACTGGACGGAGTTAAGGTTTCTTTTGAGCAGGTGGGAGCATGGTTTTTAGGGGAATTGCTTACCAGTCTTCAGCAAACAGCAGGGGAGGTTAAATCTTTAGTCTTGACTGTTCCTGTAGATAGTTTTGAATCCTATCGTCTTTGGTTGATGGAGGTGTGTCAGTCTTTAGAGGTGGAGCAGATTAGTATTTTGGATGAGCCAACGGCTGCTGCTTTGGGTTATACAGCTGCCGATCGTCAGTCTTTACTCGTGATTGATTTTGGTGGGGGAACGCTGGATTTATCTTTGGTACAGTTGTCTGCTGGGGTTGCTACTCGCGGTTATTTGCTCAAATGGGGTCAAAGAATGTTGGGGCAAAATGCTGCTCAACCAAAAAATACGGCCAAGGTAATTGCTAAGGCGGGAGATAATTTGGGTGGTGCAGATCTGGATAATTGGCTGGTGGATTATTTTGTCGCCACTCAATCTTTAGAGAAATCTAGTTTAACTACTCGTTTAGCAGAAAGACTTAAAATTCGGCTTTCTACGGTGACTGAAGCCAAAGAGGTTTATTTTGATGATGAAACCTTGGAAACTTACGAACTGAGTTTAGATCGCGATCGCTTTGAGCAGATTTTGACTCAACAAGGTTTGCTTAATCGGCTTGATAATCTGATGGAGCAGTTATTACAACAGGCTAAACGCCAGGGAATCACCGCCACAGACATTGACGCTGTATTGCTGGTAGGGGGATCAGTACAAATACCTATAGTACAGGATTGGATTAGAAAATATTTTGATGAAGTTCAGATAAAGCATCAACTTCAGTTTGAAGCGATCGCCATCGGTGCTTTGCAAGTATCTCAAAGTACTGAGGTGCAGGACTTTCTTTATCATAGCTATGGTATTCGTTATTGGAATCGTAAAACTAATCGTCACGACTGGCATCCGATCGTCGAGAAGGGACAGCCTTATCCTATGGCTCAAGTAACAGAGTTAGTTCTGGGTGCTTCTACTCCCAATCAAAGCAGTATTGAAGTGATTATTGGCGAACTTAGTAGCGACACTAGTACCGAAGTCTTTTTTGATGGCGATCGCCTAGTTACGCGCACGGTGACCAATCAAGAGCAGATCGTACAACCCTTAAACGATAGTGAGGGAGCAAGGTCTATTGCTCAGCTCGATCCTCCAGGAAATCCTGGTAGCGATCGCCTAAAACTATTATTCAGTATTAATACTCAGAGATATTTATGTATTACCATTGAAGACTTGTTGACACAAGAATCTTTACTGAAGAATTACATAGTGGTG is drawn from Pleurocapsa minor HA4230-MV1 and contains these coding sequences:
- a CDS encoding Hsp70 family protein translates to MINNSLSPNAYAIDFGTSNTAIARWNLATGKAELVKLPNLSQQLGSQPPLIPSLLYVEDAAAGKVIVGQAVRDRGLDLASDTRFFANFKRGIGTEIQGFLPELDGVKVSFEQVGAWFLGELLTSLQQTAGEVKSLVLTVPVDSFESYRLWLMEVCQSLEVEQISILDEPTAAALGYTAADRQSLLVIDFGGGTLDLSLVQLSAGVATRGYLLKWGQRMLGQNAAQPKNTAKVIAKAGDNLGGADLDNWLVDYFVATQSLEKSSLTTRLAERLKIRLSTVTEAKEVYFDDETLETYELSLDRDRFEQILTQQGLLNRLDNLMEQLLQQAKRQGITATDIDAVLLVGGSVQIPIVQDWIRKYFDEVQIKHQLQFEAIAIGALQVSQSTEVQDFLYHSYGIRYWNRKTNRHDWHPIVEKGQPYPMAQVTELVLGASTPNQSSIEVIIGELSSDTSTEVFFDGDRLVTRTVTNQEQIVQPLNDSEGARSIAQLDPPGNPGSDRLKLLFSINTQRYLCITIEDLLTQESLLKNYIVVKLN